A stretch of the Tannerella serpentiformis genome encodes the following:
- the rplV gene encoding 50S ribosomal protein L22, giving the protein MGKRKKVSADARKESLKNVSFAKLRNVPSSPRKMRLIVDTIRGMEVFRALGVLRFSNKDAAIPVEKLLRSAIANWEQKNERRAESGELFVASVNVDAATTLKRMRPAPQGRGFRIRKRSNHITLFVDTKNMASKVLSVSDKNKDDQN; this is encoded by the coding sequence ATGGGCAAGAGAAAGAAGGTATCAGCAGACGCCAGAAAAGAGTCCCTGAAGAATGTCTCTTTTGCTAAGTTGCGAAATGTGCCTAGTTCGCCTCGTAAGATGCGCTTGATCGTTGATACAATTCGTGGTATGGAAGTATTCAGAGCATTAGGTGTATTGAGATTCTCAAATAAAGATGCTGCGATACCGGTGGAAAAGCTTCTTCGTTCAGCTATCGCTAATTGGGAACAAAAAAATGAACGTCGAGCTGAAAGCGGAGAACTATTTGTTGCATCTGTAAATGTAGATGCTGCGACGACCCTTAAACGTATGCGTCCCGCTCCCCAAGGAAGAGGTTTCCGCATTAGGAAACGTTCGAATCACATAACATTGTTCGTTGATACAAAGAATATGGCCTCTAAGGTGTTGAGTGTAAGTGATAAGAATAAGGACGATCAAAATTAA
- the rpmC gene encoding 50S ribosomal protein L29: MKIKEIRELSIKELHERIDAESSSLNQNRINHSISPLDNPSAIKEQRRSIARLNTELRQRELNDNKV; the protein is encoded by the coding sequence ATGAAGATAAAAGAAATAAGAGAGTTGAGCATTAAAGAGCTGCATGAAAGGATTGATGCGGAAAGCTCTTCTCTTAATCAGAATAGGATTAATCATAGTATTTCGCCGCTGGACAATCCCTCTGCTATTAAGGAACAGCGTCGTTCTATTGCTAGATTAAATACGGAGTTGCGTCAACGTGAATTGAATGACAATAAGGTTTGA
- the rpsC gene encoding 30S ribosomal protein S3, with product MGQKINPISNRLGIIRGWDSNWYGGNSYGDTLLEDSKIRSYLNTRLAKASVSRIVIERTLKLVTITVCTSRPGIIIGKAGAEVDKLKEELKKVTDKDVQINIFEVKRPELDAVIVANNIARQLEGKIAYRRAIKMAIASTMRMGAEGIKIQVSGRLNGAEMARSEMYKEGRTPLHTFRADIDYALAEALTKVGLIGVKVWICRGEIYGKKDLAPSFSTPRDFARRAGDGGVRRDNRGGKSYRRRDRDRISR from the coding sequence ATGGGACAGAAAATAAATCCGATTAGTAATCGTTTAGGTATTATTCGAGGTTGGGATTCTAACTGGTATGGGGGTAATAGCTATGGAGATACATTGCTGGAAGATAGTAAAATCCGCAGTTATCTGAATACCCGTCTGGCTAAAGCAAGTGTATCACGGATTGTTATTGAGCGCACGTTGAAACTTGTAACGATCACAGTGTGTACTTCGCGTCCAGGTATCATTATAGGTAAGGCTGGTGCAGAAGTGGATAAGCTGAAAGAGGAGTTAAAGAAAGTCACAGATAAAGATGTGCAGATTAACATCTTTGAGGTAAAACGTCCGGAATTGGATGCCGTGATTGTCGCTAATAATATTGCTCGTCAGCTAGAAGGAAAGATTGCGTATCGCCGTGCCATTAAGATGGCAATAGCTTCGACCATGAGGATGGGAGCGGAAGGAATTAAGATACAGGTTTCAGGACGGTTAAATGGTGCCGAAATGGCGCGTTCAGAAATGTATAAGGAAGGTCGTACACCTCTCCACACGTTTCGGGCGGATATCGATTATGCATTGGCTGAAGCCTTGACAAAGGTTGGTCTGATCGGTGTTAAGGTTTGGATTTGTCGTGGAGAGATATACGGCAAAAAGGATCTAGCTCCCTCTTTTTCTACACCTCGGGATTTTGCACGCCGTGCAGGAGATGGCGGTGTGAGACGCGATAACCGTGGAGGTAAATCATATAGAAGAAGGGATAGAGATAGGATTAGTCGTTAA
- the rpsJ gene encoding 30S ribosomal protein S10, whose protein sequence is MSQKIRIKLKSYDYSLVDKSSEKIVKTVKATGAVVSGPIPLPTHKRIFTVNRSTFVNKKSREQFELSSYKRLIDIYSSTAKTVDALMKLELPSGVEVEIRV, encoded by the coding sequence ATGAGCCAAAAAATCAGAATAAAATTAAAGTCTTACGATTATTCTTTAGTTGATAAATCGTCAGAGAAGATTGTGAAGACAGTAAAGGCTACCGGGGCCGTAGTAAGCGGCCCTATCCCCTTGCCAACACATAAGCGGATTTTTACCGTGAATCGCTCGACTTTCGTTAACAAAAAGTCGCGTGAGCAGTTTGAACTTTCTTCGTATAAGCGTTTGATTGACATCTATAGTTCAACTGCGAAGACGGTAGATGCGTTGATGAAACTAGAGCTCCCCAGTGGTGTAGAGGTTGAAATAAGAGTGTGA
- the rplE gene encoding 50S ribosomal protein L5: protein MGAIATVKQDYRERIVPALKKEFDYSSVMQVPVLKKIVINQGLGMATADKKIIDVAIDELSLITGQKAIATYSKKDISNFKLRKKMPIGVMVTLRHDRMYEFLERLIRVALPRIRDFRGIESKLDGRGNYTLGIEEQIIFPEINIDNITKILGMNITFVTSAKTDEEGFALLREFGLPFRNIKKNQA, encoded by the coding sequence ATGGGTGCGATTGCTACAGTAAAACAAGATTATAGAGAGAGAATTGTCCCAGCTCTAAAGAAAGAATTTGACTACTCCTCAGTGATGCAGGTTCCTGTACTGAAGAAAATTGTGATCAATCAGGGGCTGGGGATGGCTACGGCTGATAAGAAAATCATTGATGTCGCAATTGATGAGCTATCTCTTATTACGGGCCAAAAAGCTATTGCTACTTATTCGAAGAAAGATATTTCAAACTTCAAACTTCGTAAGAAGATGCCTATTGGTGTGATGGTTACTCTCCGCCATGATAGGATGTATGAATTTTTAGAGCGTTTGATACGTGTTGCTTTACCACGTATCAGGGATTTTAGAGGCATCGAGAGCAAACTTGATGGCAGAGGAAATTACACTTTAGGCATCGAGGAGCAGATTATCTTCCCAGAGATAAATATCGATAATATCACAAAGATATTGGGAATGAATATCACTTTCGTAACTTCTGCGAAGACGGATGAAGAAGGGTTTGCTCTTCTTCGTGAATTTGGGCTGCCTTTTAGAAATATCAAAAAGAATCAAGCGTAA
- the rplW gene encoding 50S ribosomal protein L23 — MGLIIKPILTEKQTLITEKRPNRYGFYVTPDANKLEIKRAVEEMYKVSVESVNTMNYFGKRKSRYTRSGVINGKQSAYKKAIVSLKEGEVIDFFANI; from the coding sequence ATGGGATTAATTATTAAGCCGATATTAACAGAAAAGCAAACTCTAATCACAGAAAAAAGGCCAAATCGCTATGGATTTTATGTGACTCCTGACGCGAATAAATTAGAAATTAAGAGGGCCGTTGAGGAAATGTATAAGGTGAGTGTAGAGAGCGTAAATACGATGAACTATTTCGGTAAACGAAAGAGCCGTTATACGAGATCTGGCGTTATCAATGGTAAGCAATCTGCTTATAAAAAGGCAATCGTTTCATTAAAAGAGGGAGAGGTGATTGACTTCTTTGCGAATATTTAA
- the fusA gene encoding elongation factor G, whose translation MSKADEILKYTRNIGIMAHIDAGKTTTSERILFYTGLTHKIGEVHDGAATMDWMAQEQERGITITSAATTTFWNYNKEKYKINLIDTPGHVDFTVEVERSLRILDGAVAAFCAVGGVEPQSETVWRQADKYNVPRIGYVNKMDRSGANFFEVVRQVHDVLGATPCPIQIPIGAEESFKGVVDLVTMKAIYWHDETMGAEYEIDEISADLQAEAQEWRDKMLETIAEFDDAVMEKYFDDPSKITEDEIRAAIRKGTLSMKINPMICGSSFKNKGVQTLLDAVCAYLPSPADTPAVTGHDPRNSEVVIERKPLPEEPLTALAFKIATDPYVGRLCYFRVYSGVVIAGSYVLNTRSDKKERISRLFQMHSNKQNPMEKIGCGDIGAGVGFKDIRTGDTLCDENHPITLESIEFPDPVIGVAVEPKTQKDLDKLGVGLAKLAEEDPTFRVETNEETGQTVIRGMGELHLEIIIDRLRREFKVECNQGRPLVSYKEAITKPVELREVYKKQTGGRGKFADIIVRLEPADPDFEGHLQFVDEVKGGNVPKEFIPSVQKGFEKAMTNGVLAGYPLDSMKVTLIDGSFHPVDSDQLSFEICAIQAFKNASEKAAPVLMEPIMKLEVVTPEENMGDVIGDLNKRRGQVEGMESSRTGTRIVKAKVPLAETFGYVTALRTITSGRATSSMQFSHYAQVSPSIAKQVLTEVQGRVDLIK comes from the coding sequence ATGAGTAAGGCTGACGAAATACTGAAATATACACGGAATATCGGCATCATGGCGCATATCGATGCTGGGAAAACAACGACATCGGAACGTATTCTTTTTTACACAGGTCTAACACACAAGATCGGTGAGGTGCACGATGGTGCCGCTACGATGGACTGGATGGCGCAGGAACAGGAGCGAGGAATCACGATTACGTCTGCTGCTACTACGACTTTCTGGAACTACAATAAGGAGAAGTACAAAATTAATTTGATTGATACCCCCGGACACGTAGACTTTACCGTTGAGGTGGAGCGTTCTCTACGTATCTTAGACGGAGCCGTAGCAGCGTTTTGTGCTGTAGGTGGGGTTGAGCCACAGTCGGAGACGGTATGGCGTCAAGCCGATAAATACAATGTGCCTCGTATCGGATATGTGAACAAAATGGATCGTTCGGGTGCCAACTTCTTTGAAGTGGTACGTCAGGTGCATGACGTGCTGGGTGCTACACCTTGTCCGATTCAAATACCGATTGGTGCGGAAGAAAGTTTTAAAGGCGTCGTTGATTTGGTAACGATGAAGGCGATCTATTGGCACGACGAGACGATGGGCGCCGAGTATGAAATCGATGAGATTTCGGCTGATTTACAAGCTGAGGCGCAAGAATGGCGTGACAAGATGCTGGAAACCATTGCGGAATTCGATGATGCGGTGATGGAGAAGTATTTCGATGATCCGTCGAAGATTACTGAAGACGAAATTCGTGCTGCTATTCGCAAGGGGACGTTGTCAATGAAGATCAACCCGATGATATGTGGGTCTTCTTTTAAGAATAAAGGTGTGCAGACTCTGCTTGACGCTGTTTGTGCGTACTTGCCTAGCCCGGCGGATACACCGGCAGTGACAGGACATGATCCGCGCAATTCAGAGGTCGTAATTGAGCGTAAACCTCTTCCTGAAGAGCCCTTGACAGCACTGGCATTTAAGATTGCAACGGATCCTTATGTGGGGCGTTTGTGCTATTTCCGCGTATATTCTGGAGTGGTAATAGCGGGGTCGTATGTTTTGAATACACGCTCTGACAAGAAGGAGCGTATCTCTCGTTTGTTCCAAATGCACTCGAACAAACAGAATCCAATGGAAAAAATTGGTTGTGGAGATATTGGAGCTGGTGTCGGTTTCAAGGATATACGTACAGGTGATACACTTTGCGACGAAAACCATCCGATTACTCTCGAATCAATCGAATTTCCCGATCCAGTTATAGGTGTTGCGGTTGAGCCTAAGACACAGAAGGATCTTGATAAATTGGGAGTAGGCTTAGCCAAGTTGGCGGAAGAAGATCCAACATTCCGTGTAGAGACGAATGAAGAGACGGGACAAACCGTTATTCGCGGTATGGGCGAGCTCCATCTTGAAATTATTATCGATCGCTTGCGCCGTGAGTTTAAAGTTGAATGTAATCAGGGACGCCCACTTGTATCGTATAAGGAGGCTATCACAAAGCCGGTTGAGCTGCGTGAAGTTTACAAGAAGCAGACAGGTGGTCGTGGTAAATTTGCTGATATCATTGTGCGTCTCGAGCCTGCTGATCCTGATTTTGAAGGCCACTTGCAATTTGTGGATGAAGTGAAAGGTGGAAACGTTCCCAAAGAGTTCATTCCATCCGTGCAAAAAGGTTTTGAGAAGGCAATGACTAACGGTGTACTGGCGGGTTATCCATTGGATAGCATGAAGGTGACGTTGATAGATGGCTCTTTCCATCCGGTGGACTCTGACCAATTGTCATTCGAGATATGTGCTATTCAGGCCTTCAAGAATGCATCAGAGAAGGCGGCTCCTGTTCTTATGGAACCCATTATGAAGCTGGAGGTTGTTACTCCAGAGGAAAATATGGGAGATGTGATTGGCGACTTAAACAAGCGTCGTGGACAAGTCGAGGGTATGGAGTCAAGCCGTACGGGCACTCGCATCGTAAAAGCAAAGGTGCCGTTAGCTGAGACCTTTGGCTATGTGACAGCTTTGCGTACTATCACCTCTGGTCGTGCAACATCGTCTATGCAATTCTCTCACTATGCCCAGGTATCCCCATCAATTGCCAAGCAAGTGCTGACAGAGGTGCAAGGTCGGGTCGATTTGATTAAATAA
- the rplB gene encoding 50S ribosomal protein L2, producing the protein MGIRKLKPTSPGQRHKVIGAFDKITASTPEKSLVVGKKKTGGRNNTGKMTMRYIGGGHKRRFRLIDFKRNKDGVPATVRSIEYDPNRTSRIALLYYADGDKRYIVAPNGLEVGQTVMSGKDAPPEIGNSLPMQNIPVGTIIHNIELRPGQGAKLVRSAGAFAQLTSKEGTYTVIKMPSGETRRILSACKATVGSVGNSDHALEKSGKAGRSRWLGRRPHNRGVVMNPVDHPMGGGEGRASGGLPRSRKGLYAKGLKTRAPQKASSKYIIERRKK; encoded by the coding sequence ATGGGTATACGTAAATTAAAGCCCACATCACCAGGGCAGAGGCATAAGGTTATTGGTGCATTTGATAAGATTACCGCAAGTACACCGGAGAAGTCTCTTGTTGTAGGTAAGAAGAAAACAGGAGGACGAAATAACACTGGTAAAATGACTATGCGTTATATCGGTGGAGGGCATAAACGTCGTTTTCGTCTTATTGATTTTAAGAGAAATAAAGATGGTGTTCCGGCAACAGTAAGATCTATAGAATACGATCCTAATAGGACCTCTCGTATTGCGTTGCTGTATTATGCCGATGGAGATAAACGATATATCGTGGCACCAAACGGCTTGGAGGTTGGTCAGACAGTAATGTCTGGAAAAGATGCGCCTCCTGAGATAGGAAATTCGTTGCCTATGCAAAATATTCCGGTCGGCACGATTATTCATAACATAGAACTTCGTCCTGGGCAAGGGGCTAAGTTGGTTCGTTCCGCAGGTGCATTTGCACAATTAACATCAAAAGAAGGGACTTATACGGTCATAAAGATGCCTTCAGGTGAAACTCGGCGAATACTTTCTGCATGTAAGGCTACGGTGGGAAGCGTGGGAAATTCTGATCATGCTCTTGAAAAATCAGGGAAGGCTGGACGTTCAAGATGGTTGGGACGTCGTCCGCATAATCGTGGTGTTGTAATGAATCCGGTAGATCACCCGATGGGTGGTGGTGAAGGACGTGCTTCAGGAGGTCTTCCTCGTTCTCGTAAGGGCTTATATGCAAAGGGACTAAAAACAAGAGCTCCTCAAAAAGCATCCTCTAAGTATATCATTGAGAGAAGAAAGAAATAA
- the rplF gene encoding 50S ribosomal protein L6 — MSRIGKLPIEVPSGVAVTIKDDLVTVKGPKGELSQRVNSDIKVSLENGILKVERPTDAKEHRALHGLYRALIHNMVVGVSEGYKKQLVLVGVGYRVANNGQILDLSLGYTHNIYLQLPQEVKVETKSERNQSPMIILESADKQLLGQICAKIRSFRMPEPYKGKGIKFMGEEIRRKSGKSAAK; from the coding sequence ATGTCTAGAATTGGGAAATTACCCATAGAGGTTCCAAGTGGTGTAGCCGTTACAATAAAAGATGATCTTGTTACGGTCAAAGGTCCGAAGGGAGAGCTTTCTCAAAGGGTAAACTCGGATATTAAGGTTTCTCTTGAGAATGGAATATTAAAAGTTGAAAGACCTACCGATGCTAAAGAGCATCGAGCACTGCATGGTCTGTATCGTGCTTTAATACATAATATGGTTGTAGGCGTTTCTGAGGGATATAAGAAACAACTTGTATTAGTGGGGGTTGGTTATCGCGTGGCGAATAATGGTCAGATTTTAGATCTGTCCTTAGGTTATACGCACAACATTTATCTTCAATTGCCTCAAGAAGTGAAGGTCGAAACGAAATCTGAACGCAACCAGAGCCCAATGATCATTTTAGAGTCGGCTGATAAACAGTTGCTTGGTCAAATCTGTGCGAAAATTCGATCTTTCCGGATGCCAGAGCCATATAAGGGCAAAGGTATCAAGTTTATGGGTGAAGAGATCCGTAGAAAATCAGGTAAATCTGCAGCGAAGTAA
- the rplR gene encoding 50S ribosomal protein L18, with translation MVTKEARRLRIKQSIRNKVSGTSECPRLTVFRSNKQIYAQVIDDTTGKTLAAASSLKVIDGGPKKEIAAKVGETIAKNAQEAGVHAVVFDRNGYLYHGRVKELADAARRGGLKF, from the coding sequence ATGGTAACGAAAGAAGCAAGGCGCTTAAGAATAAAGCAAAGTATACGGAATAAAGTATCCGGGACCTCAGAGTGTCCACGTTTGACTGTCTTCAGAAGTAATAAGCAGATTTATGCGCAAGTGATAGATGATACGACAGGGAAAACATTGGCTGCGGCTTCATCCTTAAAGGTAATTGATGGCGGTCCAAAAAAGGAGATTGCGGCGAAAGTCGGTGAGACCATTGCTAAAAATGCACAAGAGGCAGGAGTGCATGCGGTCGTTTTTGATCGTAATGGATACTTGTATCATGGTAGAGTAAAAGAATTAGCGGATGCTGCTCGGAGAGGCGGTCTTAAATTTTGA
- the rpsS gene encoding 30S ribosomal protein S19 has translation MSRSLKKGPYINIKLEKKILVMNESGKKAVVKTWARASMISPDFVGHTIAVHNGNKFIPVFITENMVGHKLGEFSPTRIFRGHAGSKK, from the coding sequence ATGAGTCGTTCGCTAAAAAAAGGTCCATATATCAACATTAAATTGGAGAAGAAAATCTTGGTCATGAATGAATCGGGCAAAAAAGCTGTAGTAAAAACGTGGGCACGAGCATCAATGATATCTCCTGATTTTGTAGGGCATACTATAGCTGTCCATAATGGGAATAAGTTTATACCAGTGTTTATTACCGAAAATATGGTAGGACACAAATTGGGAGAATTCTCACCGACACGTATATTTCGAGGACATGCCGGGAGTAAGAAGTAA
- the rplN gene encoding 50S ribosomal protein L14 — translation MIQQETRLVVADNSGAKEALCIRVLGGTRKRYATVGDIIVVTVKSVIPSSDMKKGAVSKAIIVRTKKEIRRQDGSYIRFDDNACVLLNQAGEIRGSRIFGPVARELRGANMKIVSLAPEVL, via the coding sequence ATGATACAGCAGGAGACAAGATTAGTAGTAGCCGATAATAGTGGGGCTAAAGAAGCCCTCTGCATCCGTGTTTTAGGAGGTACGCGTAAACGCTATGCTACCGTTGGCGATATTATAGTTGTAACGGTGAAGAGTGTAATCCCTTCGAGTGATATGAAAAAAGGGGCAGTCTCAAAGGCGATTATTGTACGGACGAAAAAAGAGATCCGTCGTCAAGACGGTTCTTATATTCGTTTCGATGATAATGCATGTGTATTGCTTAATCAGGCTGGGGAAATTAGGGGAAGCCGTATTTTTGGACCTGTTGCTCGTGAGCTGCGTGGAGCTAATATGAAGATTGTTTCATTAGCACCAGAGGTGCTGTGA
- the rplP gene encoding 50S ribosomal protein L16 → MLQPKKTKYRRSQKGRAKGCAQRGNQLAFGSFGIKSLGTKWITGRQIEAARIAVTRHMQRQGQVWVRIFPDKPITKKPLDVRMGKGKGNPEGFVASITPGRLIFEVEGVSFEIAKEALRLAAQKLPVTTKFVVRHDYDMQNEMA, encoded by the coding sequence ATGTTACAACCGAAGAAAACTAAATACAGGAGGTCTCAGAAGGGGCGCGCAAAGGGTTGTGCGCAACGAGGTAACCAGTTAGCTTTTGGTTCATTTGGCATCAAGTCATTAGGAACAAAATGGATTACTGGTAGACAAATTGAAGCCGCGCGTATTGCTGTTACAAGACATATGCAGCGTCAGGGGCAGGTTTGGGTTCGCATCTTTCCAGATAAACCGATTACAAAGAAGCCGTTAGACGTACGTATGGGTAAAGGAAAAGGAAATCCGGAAGGATTTGTAGCTTCGATTACACCGGGACGTCTTATCTTTGAAGTAGAAGGAGTGTCTTTTGAAATCGCAAAGGAAGCATTGCGTTTGGCTGCTCAGAAGCTTCCGGTAACGACGAAGTTTGTTGTTCGTCATGATTATGATATGCAGAATGAAATGGCATAA
- the rpsQ gene encoding 30S ribosomal protein S17, which yields MGTRNLRKERTGIVFSNKMDKSITVAVRWKEKHPIYGKFVNKTKKYHAHDERNECNEGDTVRIMETRPLSKTKRWRLVQIIERAK from the coding sequence ATGGGAACAAGAAACTTGAGAAAAGAAAGGACAGGGATAGTCTTTAGCAACAAGATGGATAAGAGCATTACTGTTGCTGTACGATGGAAAGAGAAGCATCCCATTTATGGCAAGTTTGTCAATAAGACAAAGAAATATCATGCCCATGACGAGAGGAACGAATGTAATGAGGGTGATACTGTAAGAATTATGGAGACGCGTCCGTTGAGTAAGACGAAAAGATGGCGTTTGGTTCAGATCATAGAAAGGGCAAAATGA
- the rplC gene encoding 50S ribosomal protein L3: MPGLLGKKIGMTSIFSTEGKNLPCTVIEVGPCVVTQIKTVENDGYEAIQLGFQEKKEKHTTKPEAGHFKKAGVAPQRYLAEFKNFSAEYKLGDVLTVDFLNDTTYVDVVGTSKGKGFQGVVKRHGFGGVGQSTHGQHNRARKPGSIGACSYPAKVFKGTRMGGQMGNVRVTVQNLEVIKILPENNLLLVKGSIPGAKGSIVLIEK; the protein is encoded by the coding sequence ATGCCGGGATTGTTAGGAAAAAAAATCGGAATGACATCCATTTTCAGTACCGAGGGAAAGAATCTTCCATGTACTGTTATCGAAGTAGGTCCTTGTGTAGTTACGCAAATAAAAACCGTAGAGAATGACGGCTACGAGGCAATTCAGTTGGGCTTTCAAGAGAAGAAAGAAAAGCATACGACAAAGCCGGAAGCTGGCCATTTCAAGAAAGCGGGTGTAGCTCCACAAAGATACTTGGCTGAGTTCAAAAATTTCAGCGCTGAGTATAAGCTTGGCGATGTACTCACAGTGGATTTCTTGAATGACACAACATATGTAGACGTCGTCGGTACTTCTAAAGGGAAGGGTTTTCAAGGAGTCGTTAAACGTCATGGATTTGGTGGTGTAGGTCAGAGTACACACGGACAGCATAATCGTGCTCGTAAGCCAGGTAGTATCGGTGCCTGTTCTTATCCAGCAAAGGTGTTTAAAGGTACACGTATGGGAGGGCAGATGGGCAATGTTCGTGTAACTGTCCAAAATTTGGAAGTGATCAAGATCCTTCCGGAGAATAACCTTCTGCTAGTGAAAGGTTCTATTCCGGGAGCGAAAGGTTCAATCGTATTAATAGAGAAGTGA
- the rplD gene encoding 50S ribosomal protein L4: MILSVLNRRGEDTGRTVELSDAVFGIEPSDHAIYLDVKQYMANNRQGTHKSKERSEVSGSTRKLIRQKGGGGARRGDINSPVLVGGGRVFGPRPRDYSFKLNKKVKLLARRSALSHKAKDNAIMIVEDFTMDVPKTKEFIAIVKDLKLEGKKMLFVLPENNRAIYLSARNLSQTRVMNVSELNTYRVMDAAALVFTERSIAVVEQLLNA, translated from the coding sequence ATGATACTGAGCGTATTGAATAGAAGAGGAGAAGATACTGGTAGAACCGTAGAATTAAGTGACGCTGTATTTGGTATCGAACCGAGTGACCACGCCATCTATTTGGATGTAAAACAATATATGGCTAACAATCGTCAAGGGACACATAAATCAAAGGAAAGGAGTGAGGTCTCTGGAAGTACGCGTAAACTTATCCGCCAAAAAGGTGGTGGAGGAGCTCGTAGAGGGGATATTAATTCTCCTGTACTTGTAGGTGGTGGGCGTGTTTTTGGCCCGAGACCGCGCGATTATAGTTTTAAGCTAAATAAGAAGGTAAAGCTTCTAGCACGTAGATCAGCTCTTTCTCATAAAGCAAAAGACAATGCAATTATGATTGTCGAGGATTTTACGATGGATGTTCCGAAAACTAAGGAGTTCATAGCGATAGTGAAGGATTTAAAGTTAGAGGGCAAGAAAATGTTGTTCGTGCTTCCAGAGAACAATCGTGCTATTTATCTGTCGGCACGTAATCTATCCCAGACTAGGGTGATGAATGTCTCAGAATTAAATACTTATCGGGTAATGGATGCTGCGGCTCTTGTGTTTACAGAGAGATCGATAGCAGTGGTTGAACAACTTTTAAATGCGTAA
- the rpsH gene encoding 30S ribosomal protein S8 has product MTDPIADYLTRLRNAIKARHRVVEVPASNLKKEITKILFEKGYILNFKFMDEGVQGTIKIALKYDAVNKVNAIKRLDRVSSPGLRRYVGYRNMPRVLNGLGIAILSTSKGVMTNKEASEQKIGGEVLCYVY; this is encoded by the coding sequence ATGACAGATCCCATTGCAGATTATTTGACTAGATTGCGAAATGCAATAAAAGCTCGGCACCGTGTTGTTGAGGTGCCTGCATCAAACTTGAAAAAAGAAATCACAAAGATTCTTTTTGAGAAAGGCTATATCCTCAATTTCAAATTTATGGATGAAGGGGTACAAGGCACGATTAAAATTGCTTTAAAATATGATGCTGTAAACAAGGTGAATGCGATTAAAAGATTAGATCGCGTTTCTTCTCCTGGTTTACGTCGCTATGTAGGTTATAGAAATATGCCAAGAGTTTTAAATGGTTTGGGCATAGCGATTCTTTCTACTTCTAAGGGAGTGATGACTAACAAGGAAGCCAGCGAACAGAAAATCGGTGGTGAGGTTTTGTGCTACGTTTATTGA
- the rpsN gene encoding 30S ribosomal protein S14, whose amino-acid sequence MAKESMKAREMKRAKLVAKYAAKRAQLKKEGNYEALQAIPKNASPVRLHNRCKITGRPKGYMRQFGISRIQFREMASHGLIPGVKKASW is encoded by the coding sequence ATGGCGAAGGAATCAATGAAAGCTCGTGAAATGAAACGGGCAAAATTAGTGGCTAAGTATGCTGCTAAACGTGCGCAGTTGAAGAAAGAAGGGAATTATGAGGCCTTGCAGGCGATCCCTAAAAATGCTTCACCTGTTCGTCTACACAATCGTTGTAAAATAACGGGACGGCCTAAGGGGTATATGCGTCAATTTGGTATCTCGCGTATTCAGTTTCGTGAGATGGCTTCGCATGGATTAATCCCTGGTGTAAAGAAGGCTAGTTGGTAA
- the rplX gene encoding 50S ribosomal protein L24 yields MSKLHVKKGDTVYVNTGEDKGKTGRILEVLVKENRAVVEGINIVTKHTKPNAQNPQGGRVTKEASIHISNLNLLDPKSGKPSRIGRKEVNGKLVRYMKRSGEEIK; encoded by the coding sequence ATGAGTAAGTTACATGTAAAGAAAGGGGATACCGTATACGTAAATACAGGAGAAGATAAAGGAAAGACTGGGCGTATTCTGGAAGTCCTTGTGAAAGAGAATAGAGCGGTTGTAGAGGGTATCAATATTGTAACGAAACATACAAAACCTAATGCGCAAAATCCTCAGGGAGGCCGTGTTACAAAGGAGGCTTCGATTCATATTTCTAATTTGAATTTGTTGGATCCAAAGAGTGGAAAGCCTTCGCGTATTGGTCGTAAAGAGGTGAATGGGAAATTAGTCCGTTATATGAAAAGATCAGGAGAGGAAATAAAGTAA